A region of the Plasmodium vinckei vinckei genome assembly, chromosome: PVVCY_11 genome:
tataggaataaataaattgttagatataaaaagaagagagaataaaaaattgtcatgctatattttatcatttatatatattttgatttgtCTCTTATTAAAggtgaaaataaaacaagaATTCATATTAACATTAAGAAGTTCCAAATTtagtaaaacaaaaaaaagtagaaaaattaaagacgCCAAAGTAAGACAAACAAGCCGAggtacatataataataattcaaaatcTGGAATAAAAGGGGAAGatagtaataaatatattgataataaaaattttgaaaatagatatggtaataataaaaatgaatcagATGAGATGAAAAAAGTTatagtaaaatatttaattaatataattgatgaagataaatgtaaaaatgtCAATTTAAGTAActcaaataaattaagccaaaatataaaaaatatattaaataaaaatagatttGATGATTTAGGGggttataattattttccaaGTCaagttttttataaaaataaaatggataGAAATATTGAAAAGATATTTCTTTCAAAAGAAAggaataaatttattataacatcatcattaaatattaaaaaaaatataaaaattgttaataatatttatgataatttttcatataaatttttatttatacttttGTCTGAACCTATAGTATCggaaacaaataataagacAATGATAAATCGggattttaaaaatgacaTGAAAAGCgatcaaaattatataaaatataatttattagattatattatatattcttgtttttatgttattttttcaaaaataaaattagtgagaattaaaaaaattaattacaATATTGATAGAAATATGAgtaaagaaagaaaaaataaaaaaagccCCAAATATGAAAGCAACAACAATAGTACAAAACAATTTCAAATGAATTcctatatttataacacAAAACAAGATTcgatttttcaattttatttatcgattgaaatattaaatttaatttttcttaatattaaatatctTCCTTTTAATtcaattaaattaattatagacatatttataaatagagCAGTTTTATCTTTATGGATAAATGATAGTACTAATAATATTGCAGGGAAcaaatttcaaaatttattttataattttttttgtggaattttttatttacaatcATCAAATACATTTACAGAATTACCTAACTTACTTTATCAATACAATAAAACTGTTCACTTTTTACAGCTTGTATcatattcaaaaatatttatcaaaaagGATATGCAAATTAATTCCATCATCTTAGATATAATTAATCATTGCTTCCCTACAATTAATGATGAAACTGACCAAAATAATTCCGGAAAAccaaatgatgaaaaaaaaatagttgaAATACCTCAGCGAATATTGCGAagtaaaaaggaaaaaaaggTGTAGACAAAATGTGTCGTGTATATATcgtatgcatatatacgTAGATATTACCCCTCTTTATACACAtccacatttttaattattaaaaagaatGTTTTCATTAGTGAAagaacatatatacatacaatatttttttgtaatagaaaagtatgtatatataatttgtatttcaTTTGAATCTTCGCAAAGTATTAGCAGCTATGATGGCTAAGGTGCGTGGATATGCTCAAccataataatgatattttttttttctcattaCTTATGTAATTGTCGAATGATTTTTAAGTCTCTTTTAAATTCgtatgtatatgtatatgtccatacaaataaatatttgtgcgcaacactttttattttataaatctaTACAACTTTTGTTTGTTAACTTTAAGACCATATAAGcaaaattaaacaaaaaatatttcatatacTATTCTCATAATTTTCTACAATACGATTATgaaatattcaaattaaTGTAATACCCACACAACATCATAAAACGGGTGTAAtcataaattaaaagaatttttcaataataattttcctttataataatatccggttttttattaatttttctccataatattaaagaagCCCCTggcaaaatataaacaaatgccattttttcatttttatttattatatatttttttaatatataaaaatttatgtattaaattttatatgttgGTATAATTCGATGTAGGTAGAATATTTagttaaattatttacctacctacttttaattttcattcTCATTTTTAGCTATAAAAGGGGGACGCTGTATTAAATTGGGGTTTCACAAAATATACGAGAGTTGCATATCCATTTttgtgttattttttttttttattaaaattgataaattattaattgtaTCTCTTTAAATATccgtatatttttttattttatttaatatatatttttgttccctttttaatgtttttttatttgtacggtataaaattttcatatgtTTTTCCTACCACTCAcaatgtaataaaatagtatgtaataataataaaaataataaataaaaataccttgacttatatatataccaaATTAATGAGGGTTCTTTTATAGTAAGGAGCCAGTTTTTGAGAAGGGTTAATTAGCAATCGCTTACATGTTCAGgcaaaaatcaaaatattatatatgtatatagaGCAAGAGGAGGAGGATATATAATTCAACTCCCCATTGTAATTGGTAGGGTTAATCGCAATGTAAaagtgataaaaataaataaaatgaagacctgtaaaaataatacaaactttttttggtgtaacttaaaaaataaattacgATTGGATGGACGTAATTTTGATGACTCACGAAATATAtcgatatattttttgggaGAATATGGAAATGTTGAAGTGTCTATTGGTAATACAAAAGTAGTATGTAAAATAACAAGTGAAATAGTTAAGccatatgataaaaaaccTAATGaaggaataataaaaataaatttagatATAGAAAGTTTTAGTACATTTAATGATATATCCAAAATAACAGATGAATGtttagaaataaaaaatttaattgaaagaatatttaaagctagtaatattttaaattttgaatCTCTTTGTATAATACcacataaaaaagtatggtgtttattaattaatattacagtaatagaaaatgatggaaatttatatgattcCTGTTATTTATCAGCATATAGTGCTTTAGTACATTTTAGAAATAACAGTGTTAATATTGATAATGCAGGAAATGTAATTATAGATGAAGACGAAGTTAATTATTCCTCTTTATCTGTACATAATTCTCCAATTTTAACAACCTTTGCATATTTTAGTTTTGATGAAATTTGTCTTGTTGACCCATCATCATATGAAGAAGAATTTATGTCATCAATATTATCTATTgctattaataaaaatggtaacCTAATAAGTATATTAAAACCTGGTGGGTTACCAATTTcttatgataaaatattacaagGTATTGAATTAGCAAAAAAGAGAGTTAAatctattttaaaaatattagagGACGCATTAAAAGAGGATAATGAATTgagaaataatttaaaaaaaaaaaatttacatataaaatattctagTAATCCTGtccatataaaatatgatggGGATGATATTGTAGAAAAATCATTAGATGTTACAATTAAtcaaacaataataaataatctgaacattgataaaattgtgaaaaaatatgaacagtACATGCTTTCAAATCCAGACAATTTTACTAGTGATGATATTAATTCAActatggaaaaaaataataatgaagaaacaaaatttatgaGTAGTAATTCAATGCATAATAAGCAATATACTATCGATCAAGAATTGAGGAGattaaaagaagaaaatataataaagagtgaaaattattttcatcgaATTCCAAATTATAACaccaatttaaatattcatacTAATGAAGATGATAACAATcaagatataaataatacaaaaataaagagaCAAGAATTTgaagataataaattaaatctACATACTATTAAAATGGTGAAATCAAATAAGATTCCAAACAATgaggaaataaaattctCAAGTGCAATATCTCAAGGTATGCAAAATAAAGACTCccattataatttaatggACAATAAAGTcttaaatacaaatttggaggatgaaaaaaaaaacttaaaaattaaagaacaAAGTAAAATATCAAATTATGAAAGTGATGAATCGTCTGATATAGATTTTTCTGTTGCAATCAaccaaaaattaaagaaacagaattctaaaaaaaagtgaaaattaTCCGCATTTTTCATTCGGAAAGGGCaacaaaaatgtatataacaatatatgttttatggTTCTTTTTCacaattcatattttatctaTTCATTTATGGTGAGTAGCTAGCTTTTTTGTGCTATAATCATCGCAGGGTTTCATtgtatttgtattatttaatttttcaatgatatgcttcattttttataatttatttttttttatgttaataaaaaagcaaCTATTAACAAAAGATAAAACTACAAATAATTccctttttaaaatatgatttaaGCATAACTAATAATAGGCATgcacacattttttttttaaaattggttattatttttttcttcacaTATccacttttttaatttacaaTGTGCCtcatttttacaaatgGCAATACTAATAAAGAGATCTTTTTTtctatgaaaataaatatggttTAAAAAGTAAAGAGATGTATAttggaataaaaaaaatgtttccATAAAATAATGCTTCGAAATagtatgtaaaaatattctaaACATATCACacaaatttgtaaaaataaagtccTTTACATGTATAGGAATAtagtataataaataaaaaaaaatatagagaaaaagagaaagagaaaatacgtatatatatgattcaCCATTTTATAAGCAGTGATAATAGCAGAACAAACATAATACGATGAATAATGTATATTGGGGGAAAAtactattttcattttgaaataatatatttatgaaaaaaaaaagttaagtAAAAGGTTAAAACTGATGAAGAAATGTGGATTAAAATgggtatatttttttgtttctttcattttttttatttcaattaGTATTAAATGTAAACATGttaatttaaattcaataaaaaacaatttccCTACATATAAAGGCGCCATTTATGGGGGGAATGAATTTAGACTGCGCatgaaaaatgatgaaaataaaaaagaacatTGCAAAATAAATGGGGAAAAAAAGGTAGAAGAAATATTAAGAAGAAAACCTATTTTGATGTatcttataaaaaaaggtaCACACAACAAGTtgattaaaaatgttgaaaaaaaaattacaaaagtaattttatttacagcTAATTTTAACGAgccaaatgaaaatatttatgatatagtaaataaaaaaggattTGAAAATGGACCAAATAATAAGGAAAGTTTAGTATATAGTATGGGTAAGGATCAAGAAAATgtggaaaataaaatgaaaggAGAAAATGAGGAAAACCAGActtcattatataataacaatataaataaagaagatgatgtgacatataaatatgttgaaGAAATGGaatctaaaaaaataaatattaatggtGTTgagataaattataaagtatataatttagaagaaggaatatatttaatagataatgaaaattatgaaaaggTAAAAAGTTTATGGAATAAAGATGAGttaaaaaaagcaaaagaaaattttgaaaacagttttgatataaaaaaacaaggTATCAAAGATGAAGATTGGATTATGCTACCATTAGATTATgatgaaaacaaaaatataaaattagtaAAAGCAGATTTTGATAATCCATCatatgattatatattgacatattatgataaagaaagaaattattattgggaatataaaagaagaaattattataaaatgtttaaaaatactAGTGATGAAATACCACCATATAAATCTGAATTggaaaaagataaaagaTTTTATagtaaagaaataattatacCTAAAAAGACAttagataataaaatatttagacAACCTATGTTAAGTGATGTATTGACAAGTGGTTATAGTAAAGAACCTATTGGATTAGAATCATGGAgatatgtaaaatatccatatggaaatttaataaaacctcaaaaatatagtcaattatattgtattaaaaaaaatggtaagGATAAACCAGATATGagatatcattatttaggTAATAGTAATATAGCTGTTTCAGAAATTTGTTTAGGAACTATGAATTTTGGTAATTATGTTGATGAAAAATTAGCAcatgaattatttaattatgcTTATGAAGAATTTCaagttaatttttttgatactGCTGAAATATATCCATTACCTgttaaagaaaattattttggattatcagaaaaaatattaggaAATTGGATTGAATCTAAGGGTAAGGCAAATAGACACAAATTTGTTATAGCAACAAAAATTTGTGGTAGGACTGACAAAATTCCATGGGCAAAAAAGTACAAAGCAAATACAGAAAACTcacaaaatgataattatcAATCTATAtcagataaaaataaatcatatgaacaaaaagaaatgaCACCACTTGATAAATtagaagaattaaaaaaaaaagaacaattgtatttaaaaaatgataaagaagagctagaaaaattaaaaatatatgaaaaaaaaaaattggatgaagaaagaaataataatactataACATTAAGtaaggaaaatataatatctaGTGTAGATAATAGTTTGAAAAGACTTAAAACGAATTATATAGATTTATTACAGTTACATTGGCCTGATAGATATTATCCAAATCAATCCTCAGGTGATTATAGTGATGTATTATAtgattatacaaaatattatgatgaTTTTGTTCCATTTG
Encoded here:
- a CDS encoding exosome complex component RRP45, putative, producing the protein MKTCKNNTNFFWCNLKNKLRLDGRNFDDSRNISIYFLGEYGNVEVSIGNTKVVCKITSEIVKPYDKKPNEGIIKINLDIESFSTFNDISKITDECLEIKNLIERIFKASNILNFESLCIIPHKKVWCLLINITVIENDGNLYDSCYLSAYSALVHFRNNSVNIDNAGNVIIDEDEVNYSSLSVHNSPILTTFAYFSFDEICLVDPSSYEEEFMSSILSIAINKNGNLISILKPGGLPISYDKILQGIELAKKRVKSILKILEDALKEDNELRNNLKKKNLHIKYSSNPVHIKYDGDDIVEKSLDVTINQTIINNLNIDKIVKKYEQYMLSNPDNFTSDDINSTMEKNNNEETKFMSSNSMHNKQYTIDQELRRLKEENIIKSENYFHRIPNYNTNLNIHTNEDDNNQDINNTKIKRQEFEDNKLNLHTIKMVKSNKIPNNEEIKFSSAISQGMQNKDSHYNLMDNKVLNTNLEDEKKNLKIKEQSKISNYESDESSDIDFSVAINQKLKKQNSKKK
- a CDS encoding aldehyde reductase, putative; the protein is MKNDENKKEHCKINGEKKVEEILRRKPILMYLIKKGTHNKLIKNVEKKITKVILFTANFNEPNENIYDIVNKKGFENGPNNKESLVYSMGKDQENVENKMKGENEENQTSLYNNNINKEDDVTYKYVEEMESKKININGVEINYKVYNLEEGIYLIDNENYEKVKSLWNKDELKKAKENFENSFDIKKQGIKDEDWIMLPLDYDENKNIKLVKADFDNPSYDYILTYYDKERNYYWEYKRRNYYKMFKNTSDEIPPYKSELEKDKRFYSKEIIIPKKTLDNKIFRQPMLSDVLTSGYSKEPIGLESWRYVKYPYGNLIKPQKYSQLYCIKKNGKDKPDMRYHYLGNSNIAVSEICLGTMNFGNYVDEKLAHELFNYAYEEFQVNFFDTAEIYPLPVKENYFGLSEKILGNWIESKGKANRHKFVIATKICGRTDKIPWAKKYKANTENSQNDNYQSISDKNKSYEQKEMTPLDKLEELKKKEQLYLKNDKEELEKLKIYEKKKLDEERNNNTITLSKENIISSVDNSLKRLKTNYIDLLQLHWPDRYYPNQSSGDYSDVLYDYTKYYDDFVPFVEQLEALNELKKKGKIREWGLSNETPFGVLKFYELCKHLHISPPVSVQLEYNLLCRNNLEKGFPEICRPQNTNISLLAYSPLCAGILTGKYLEYTDYTTKGRILHFPSYMKRLRGSIATYIIRELYYLSQKYYFPNLTVAALKWVYTRPFITSTVIGVSDFLQLRENLYSLTQNVLFTDKLEREINALHWKFRDPIRIIQ